One region of Quercus lobata isolate SW786 chromosome 2, ValleyOak3.0 Primary Assembly, whole genome shotgun sequence genomic DNA includes:
- the LOC115964555 gene encoding uncharacterized protein LOC115964555 → MDDKLLLAAFHNGVHSDLLIHKLYEQEPQTMAELVHSTQNFMNVEDAIIAKKRKRVEKMEANPTCHSEQGPRPKKGRTEDKKDRDKKAGPSARSQQYTPLNVPLEQVLMQIKDDPSLKWPKKMKGDPNKCNRNKYCRFHRDHGHDTDECFDLKQQIKNLIRQGKLRSFLGRDHKDEKFKGKVEESSRLPLGEIRVIIGGSSTSQSSKSKKAYLKVVQSVQLSGWSPRERTTNEQAITFMEDEAERIHHPHDDAIVITLLIADYTTRRVLVDNGSSANILYFSAFQQMRLGRDRLHPVNSPLVGFGGMKVQPVGTICEKPRPRPPFMRRWAKPS, encoded by the coding sequence ATGGATGACAAGCTCCTTTTGGCGGCTTTCCACAATGGGGTTCATTCTGACTTGTTAATCCACAAGTTATATGAGCAGGAGCCTCAAACCATGGCTGAACTAGTCCATTCAACCCAGAACTTTATGAATGTAGAAGATGCtatcatagccaagaagaggaagagagttgagaaaatGGAAGCCAACCCAACATGCCATTCAGAACAAGGTCCTCGTCCTAAAAAGGGACGAACGGAAGACAAGAAGGATCGGGACAAGAAGGCGGGCCCCTCAGCACGAAGTCAACAGTATACACCACTGAACGTGCCGCTCgagcaagtccttatgcaaatcaaggatgatccttccttAAAGTggccaaagaaaatgaaaggagATCCTAATAAGTGCAATAGGAATaagtattgtcgcttccatagAGACCATGGGCATGATACGGATGAATGTTTTGATCTAAAGCAGCAGATTAAGAATCTTATAAGGCAGGGAAAATTGAGGAgtttccttggacgagaccaCAAGGACGAGAAATTCAAGGGTAAAGTAGAAGAGTCATCACGACTACCTCTCGGAGAAATCAGAGTTATTATAGGCGGAAGTTCTACTAGCCAgtcgtccaagtccaagaagGCATACCTGAAGGTGGTGCAGAGCGTCCAACTCTCTGGATGGTCACCAAGAGAAAGGACCACAAACGAACAAGCAATCACATTCATGGAAGATGAAGCTGAAAGAATTCACCATCCTCACGACGATGCTATCGTCATTACCTTGCTTATTGCTGACTACACAACCAGAAGGGTGCTGGTGGATAATGGAAGCTCGgcaaatattttgtatttttcagcTTTTCAGCAGATGAGGCTAGGACGAGACCGGCTTCATCCAGTGAATTCTCCCCTGGTAGGTTTTGGTGGAATGAAGGTGCAGCCCGTGGGTACTATTTGTGAGAAACCACGCCCCCGGCCCCCTTTCATGAGACGTTGGGCCAAACCctcgtga